The Kroppenstedtia pulmonis genome has a segment encoding these proteins:
- a CDS encoding GerMN domain-containing protein, with protein sequence MVNRIVKGMMGVLIFPLLLSGCLFGPEEKESAPIDPPPKQPELKEKESPDLQKDQKDSTASQDNMELYFLTDTGHVAPYSLNIPKVEGIAKEALKYMVEDGPAQSMLPKGFSGILPRETKVKGLDIQSNTATIDFSKDFLNYRDEMEEKILSAITWTLTGFESVKKVNIWVNGRPLQEMPKKKSPAQGLTRDKGINLEVAQGVKASQSMPVTLYFLGQSEDNTIYYVPVTRMINRQKNVAEAALKELIKGPQQGSELSTALAETTEINGVKMDGKTAVADFGKQLLEYSDEGKASQDAINTIILSLTENTHAKNVKITVDGKSEEVVNPQGEKGDRPVTRPKRINPVSY encoded by the coding sequence ATGGTCAACAGGATCGTCAAAGGAATGATGGGAGTGCTAATCTTTCCCCTGTTGTTAAGCGGATGCTTGTTTGGACCGGAGGAAAAGGAGTCGGCACCGATCGACCCACCACCCAAACAGCCGGAACTTAAGGAAAAAGAGAGTCCGGATCTTCAAAAGGATCAAAAGGACTCCACTGCTTCACAGGATAACATGGAGCTTTATTTTCTGACGGATACAGGACATGTCGCGCCTTATTCCCTTAATATACCCAAAGTGGAAGGGATCGCTAAAGAGGCTTTGAAGTACATGGTCGAAGACGGCCCGGCTCAATCCATGTTGCCAAAAGGTTTCTCGGGGATCTTGCCCAGAGAGACGAAAGTAAAGGGGCTGGATATTCAATCGAATACCGCAACGATTGACTTTTCCAAGGACTTTTTAAACTACAGGGATGAGATGGAAGAGAAGATTTTAAGTGCCATCACTTGGACGTTGACCGGCTTCGAATCGGTGAAAAAAGTGAATATATGGGTTAATGGCCGCCCACTTCAAGAGATGCCCAAGAAGAAAAGCCCTGCACAAGGATTGACCCGGGATAAAGGAATCAATTTGGAAGTGGCCCAAGGAGTCAAAGCCAGTCAGAGTATGCCGGTTACACTCTACTTTTTGGGTCAGTCTGAGGATAATACGATCTATTATGTTCCTGTGACCCGTATGATCAATCGTCAGAAGAATGTTGCCGAAGCAGCGTTGAAAGAGCTGATCAAAGGTCCCCAGCAAGGATCGGAGTTATCAACCGCTTTGGCTGAAACAACAGAGATCAATGGTGTGAAGATGGACGGAAAGACTGCAGTGGCTGACTTTGGAAAGCAATTACTGGAGTATAGCGATGAAGGAAAGGCTTCCCAGGATGCGATCAATACCATTATTCTTTCTTTGACAGAAAACACCCATGCGAAAAATGTGAAAATTACAGTGGACGGAAAGTCAGAGGAAGTAGTCAATCCACAAGGAGAAAAAGGGGATCGACCTGTTACCCGTCCCAAACGGATCAATCCGGTTTCATACTGA
- the rph gene encoding ribonuclease PH, which yields MRVDGRTAEQLRRVELIPDYIKHAEGSVYICVGDTKVICTASVEERVPPFLRGSGKGWVTAEYSMLPRATQTRTIRESSKGKVGGRTMEIQRLIGRSIRSVMNLDLLGERTIWLDCDVIQADGGTRTASITGAYVAMVFALHRLVTAGNLPRIPVRDFLAATSVGIVEGTPCLDLCYREDSQAKVDMNVVMTGSGKYVEIQGTGEESPFSPDELHQLLSLGKQGVEQLISLQKEVLGSAAKGIGGSV from the coding sequence TTGAGAGTAGACGGGCGTACAGCTGAGCAACTTCGAAGGGTGGAACTGATTCCAGACTATATCAAACACGCGGAAGGATCCGTCTACATATGTGTGGGGGATACCAAAGTGATATGCACTGCCTCAGTGGAAGAACGGGTTCCTCCTTTTCTTCGAGGCTCCGGTAAAGGATGGGTGACGGCAGAGTATTCCATGCTTCCCAGAGCTACTCAAACGAGGACGATTCGGGAATCCAGTAAGGGAAAAGTGGGCGGTCGCACGATGGAGATTCAACGTTTAATCGGTCGTTCCATCCGTTCTGTGATGAACCTGGATCTGCTGGGAGAACGGACGATCTGGCTGGACTGTGATGTGATTCAGGCAGATGGTGGAACCCGTACCGCATCCATTACCGGTGCGTATGTTGCCATGGTGTTTGCTTTACATCGCTTGGTTACTGCAGGCAACCTGCCTCGCATACCCGTACGAGATTTTTTGGCGGCCACCAGTGTGGGAATCGTAGAGGGTACCCCTTGTCTGGATTTATGTTATAGGGAAGATTCCCAAGCGAAGGTGGACATGAATGTAGTGATGACCGGTTCCGGCAAGTATGTGGAGATCCAGGGAACCGGTGAGGAATCTCCCTTTTCACCGGATGAACTGCATCAACTTCTTTCCTTGGGGAAGCAGGGAGTAGAGCAGTTGATTTCTCTCCAGAAAGAAGTGCTGGGGTCAGCTGCCAAGGGTATTGGGGGCTCAGTATGA
- a CDS encoding XTP/dITP diphosphatase → MKKAWTWSEIVIASGNRHKVEELEALLSQRLGIRVVGLQEWEGLPSVEEDRDTFEGNAIKKAEEIAKVLNRPTVADDSGLAVDALKGAPGVYSARYAGLNATDEENNHKLLLSMKDVPEPQRTASFVCAMALAVPEGKSQVVRGECPGRITTSPAGKNGFGYDPLFFIPEQGCTMAELTPSEKNQISHRARAAEKFVTLLEKLYHFSPDNRGE, encoded by the coding sequence ATGAAAAAAGCTTGGACATGGTCGGAAATAGTAATCGCTTCAGGAAACCGTCATAAAGTTGAAGAATTGGAGGCCCTGCTTTCCCAACGGTTGGGAATCCGGGTTGTGGGATTGCAAGAATGGGAGGGGTTACCCTCCGTGGAAGAAGATCGGGATACCTTTGAAGGAAATGCGATAAAAAAAGCAGAAGAGATCGCCAAAGTACTTAACCGCCCGACAGTGGCAGATGACTCGGGTTTGGCGGTGGATGCACTCAAAGGGGCTCCAGGGGTTTACTCCGCCCGTTACGCTGGATTGAACGCAACAGATGAAGAAAACAATCACAAATTATTGTTGTCCATGAAAGATGTTCCAGAGCCCCAACGTACCGCTTCATTTGTATGTGCCATGGCATTAGCGGTTCCTGAGGGAAAAAGCCAGGTGGTTCGGGGAGAATGTCCCGGACGGATTACAACATCTCCGGCAGGTAAAAACGGCTTTGGTTACGATCCGTTGTTTTTTATACCGGAACAGGGATGTACCATGGCAGAATTAACCCCGTCAGAGAAAAATCAAATCAGCCATCGAGCCCGTGCCGCTGAGAAGTTTGTCACACTGTTGGAAAAGCTGTACCATTTTTCACCGGATAACCGGGGGGAATAA
- a CDS encoding metallophosphoesterase family protein — protein MRVLIISDSHGNGKLLERIVETTEADHVIHCGDFCTNRSELPITSMTVVQGNCDWEEVPKEEIWQQEGIRFLVVHGHLHQIKTTLLPLQYRAEEAGAQIVCFGHSHYPFCEMSGSKKQLFINPGSIVSPRGFPHKTYVVLETIRSGKVKVTYFTTEGGVVTERGGTFSLKTTD, from the coding sequence ATGCGTGTTTTGATCATCAGTGACTCCCACGGTAATGGGAAACTGTTGGAGAGAATTGTGGAAACAACAGAGGCGGATCATGTGATTCATTGTGGTGACTTCTGCACGAACAGAAGCGAACTGCCAATCACTTCCATGACTGTGGTACAGGGAAATTGTGATTGGGAGGAGGTTCCAAAAGAAGAGATCTGGCAACAAGAAGGTATTCGCTTTTTGGTTGTTCACGGCCATCTCCATCAAATCAAAACGACCTTGTTACCTCTTCAATATCGTGCTGAGGAAGCTGGAGCACAGATTGTCTGTTTTGGTCACTCCCATTATCCCTTTTGTGAAATGTCAGGATCAAAAAAACAATTGTTTATCAACCCTGGCAGCATTGTATCACCCCGAGGATTTCCCCATAAAACCTATGTGGTTTTGGAAACCATCCGGTCCGGTAAAGTAAAGGTTACTTACTTTACAACAGAAGGCGGGGTTGTTACCGAGCGGGGAGGAACCTTTTCGTTAAAAACAACAGATTGA
- the tig gene encoding trigger factor has product MKASWEKTEKNRGVLSVEVDAQELEKALDQAFRKVVKKVNVPGFRKGKVPRPIFEKRFGVESLYQDALDILLPKAYPEAVEQTEIEPVDQPEIDIDQLEKGKPFIFKATVTVKPEVKLGQYKDLEVPEKDFSVTDEEMESELKRMQERQGELIAVEDGQVEKGDRVILDFEGFVNGEAFEGGKAERYNLEVGSGQFIPGFEDQLVGMKVEEEKDVNVTFPEEYQAEELAGKDATFKVKLHEIKRMQLPQLDDEFAQDVSEFDTLDELKDDIRNRLKEQKKNEEESYKRNTLVETAAENAEIDVPDAMVEHEIDHMVQHFQQQLQMQGINLEQYSQFTGQEVSEIREQFREEAGKKVRANLVLDTIAQEENIQVSDDEVEEELKKLAEQMGRETDEVRRLLQNQGGMDQVKQELKTRKTIDLLVSNSKNAA; this is encoded by the coding sequence ATGAAGGCAAGCTGGGAAAAAACAGAAAAAAACCGCGGAGTACTGTCGGTTGAAGTAGATGCGCAAGAATTGGAAAAAGCGCTGGATCAAGCGTTTCGCAAAGTGGTAAAAAAGGTGAATGTTCCTGGATTCCGGAAAGGGAAAGTGCCCCGGCCTATTTTTGAAAAGCGTTTTGGTGTGGAATCCCTCTACCAGGATGCGTTGGATATCCTACTGCCCAAGGCTTATCCGGAAGCTGTGGAGCAAACTGAGATTGAGCCGGTGGATCAACCGGAAATCGATATTGATCAGTTGGAAAAAGGGAAACCCTTTATCTTTAAAGCAACGGTTACGGTGAAGCCGGAAGTGAAACTGGGACAATATAAAGATTTGGAAGTTCCGGAAAAGGATTTCAGTGTAACGGATGAAGAGATGGAATCTGAGCTGAAGCGGATGCAGGAGCGTCAAGGTGAATTGATCGCCGTTGAGGACGGCCAGGTGGAAAAAGGCGACCGAGTGATCCTGGACTTTGAAGGTTTCGTCAACGGAGAAGCCTTTGAAGGTGGAAAAGCAGAGCGGTATAATCTGGAAGTGGGATCCGGTCAATTTATTCCCGGTTTTGAGGATCAATTGGTGGGAATGAAGGTGGAAGAAGAGAAGGATGTAAACGTCACTTTCCCGGAGGAATACCAGGCGGAAGAGCTGGCAGGTAAAGATGCCACCTTCAAAGTAAAACTGCATGAGATCAAGCGGATGCAATTGCCACAACTGGATGACGAATTTGCCCAGGATGTCAGCGAATTTGACACCTTGGATGAATTGAAAGATGATATTAGGAATAGACTGAAAGAACAAAAGAAAAACGAAGAAGAAAGCTACAAACGAAATACATTGGTGGAAACAGCTGCGGAAAATGCCGAGATTGATGTGCCGGATGCCATGGTGGAACATGAAATTGATCATATGGTGCAACACTTCCAGCAGCAACTGCAGATGCAGGGAATCAATTTGGAGCAGTACAGCCAGTTTACCGGTCAGGAAGTGTCAGAAATCCGGGAGCAATTCCGTGAAGAGGCTGGTAAAAAAGTGCGTGCCAACCTGGTATTGGATACCATCGCCCAAGAGGAGAATATCCAAGTCAGCGATGATGAAGTGGAAGAGGAATTGAAAAAGTTGGCAGAACAAATGGGACGGGAGACCGACGAAGTGCGTCGACTCCTGCAAAATCAAGGTGGAATGGACCAAGTCAAGCAGGAATTGAAGACCCGAAAAACAATCGACCTACTTGTATCCAATAGTAAAAATGCGGCATAA
- the clpP gene encoding ATP-dependent Clp endopeptidase proteolytic subunit ClpP: protein MNLVPMVVEQTNRGERAYDLYSRLLQDRIIFIGSPINDMVSNTVIAQLLFLAAEDPNKDIHVYINSPGGSITAGMAIYDTIHYIQPDVSTICVGMAASMGAFLLAAGSKGKRFALPNSEVMIHQPLGRVKGQAADIEIHADWILRTKKKINRILAERTGQPLKKIERDSNRDYFMGAQEAKDYGLVDQVITRKDLREG from the coding sequence GTGAACTTGGTTCCCATGGTCGTTGAACAGACGAATCGTGGTGAGCGGGCATATGATTTATATTCGCGTCTGTTACAGGATCGAATCATTTTCATCGGCAGTCCGATCAATGACATGGTATCCAATACGGTTATTGCCCAACTGCTGTTCTTGGCGGCGGAAGACCCGAACAAAGATATTCACGTGTACATAAACTCTCCGGGAGGGTCCATTACGGCAGGGATGGCGATTTACGATACCATCCATTACATACAACCTGATGTTTCCACCATTTGTGTCGGGATGGCTGCGAGTATGGGTGCTTTCCTACTGGCGGCTGGCAGTAAGGGGAAACGATTTGCTTTGCCAAACAGCGAAGTAATGATTCATCAACCTTTGGGCAGGGTAAAGGGCCAAGCTGCCGATATAGAAATTCACGCTGACTGGATTCTCAGGACGAAGAAGAAAATCAATCGAATTTTAGCGGAGCGGACGGGTCAGCCTCTGAAGAAGATTGAACGCGATTCCAATCGCGACTATTTTATGGGTGCTCAGGAAGCCAAAGATTACGGTTTGGTGGATCAAGTGATCACCCGCAAAGACCTTCGAGAGGGGTGA